The Erigeron canadensis isolate Cc75 chromosome 4, C_canadensis_v1, whole genome shotgun sequence genome window below encodes:
- the LOC122596231 gene encoding indole-3-pyruvate monooxygenase YUCCA2 isoform X3, which translates to MEEYAKRVHDPYFQPHMAVGITVSEDSLANCVWVSGPVIIGAGPSGLAVGACLKNQGIPALILEKTHCIASLWQLKTYDRLCLHLPKQFCQLPLMSFPKDFPTYPTKQHFLAYLEAYAKKFDLKPVFNTVVLKVEYDSGCGMWRVKTKVTEYICRWVIVATGENAEEVVPNIEGMNEFKGPIVHTSSYKSGDSFENMKVLVVGCGNSGMEVCLDLCNHNARPSLVVRDSFHILPLEMLGRSTFELSMCLLKWFPVRVVDRLLLMASHLMIGDTDRLGLHRPKLGPLELKNVSGKTPVLDVGALAKIRSGHIKV; encoded by the exons ATGGAAGAATATGCGAAGAGGGTACATGATCCATATTTTCAACCTCACATGGCGGTTGGGATTACGGTTTCAGAAGACTCATTGGCTAACTGTGTTTGGGTGTCAGGGCCGGTGATTATAGGAGCGGGCCCCTCAGGGCTCGCTGTAGGCGCTTGTCTCAAGAATCAAGGAATTCCTGCCTTGATTCTTGAAAAGACGCATTGTATAGCATCTTTATGGCAATTGAAGACATACGATCGTTTATGTCTTCATCTACCTAAACAATTTTGTCAGCTCCCTCTTATGTCTTTTCCAAAAGATTTCCCAACTTACCCAACTAAGCAACACTTCTTAGCTTACCTTGAAGCCTATGCTAAAAAGTTCGATTTGAAGCCTGTATTCAATACGGTAGTCTTAAAAGTGGAATACGATAGTGGATGCGGTATGTGGAGGGTGAAAACAAAGGTGACCGAGTATATTTGCCGATGGGTGATAGTGGCTACGGGGGAGAATGCAGAGGAAGTTGTACCCAATATTGAAGGGATGAATGAATTCAAAGGACCAATTGTACACACAAGTTCATATAAAAGTGGTGATTCTTTTGAAAACATGAAGGTTTTGGTGGTTGGATGTGGGAATTCAGGCATGGAAGTTTGCTTGGATCTTTGTAACCACAATGCTCGTCCATCACTTGTGGTTAGAGATTCT TTTCATATATTGCCACTAGAGATGCTTGGTAGATCAACTTTCGAACTGTCAATGTGTTTGCTGAAATGGTTCCCCGTTAGAGTAGTTGATCGGTTATTGCTCATGGCATCACACTTGATGATCGGTGACACAGATAGACTCGGACTACATAGACCTAAGCTTGGTCCCCTTGAACTAAAGAACGTCTCTGGTAAAACGCCCGTGCTGGATGTAGGTGCACTTGCAAAGATAAGAAGCGGACACATCaaggtttaa
- the LOC122596231 gene encoding indole-3-pyruvate monooxygenase YUCCA2 isoform X2: MEEYAKRVHDPYFQPHMAVGITVSEDSLANCVWVSGPVIIGAGPSGLAVGACLKNQGIPALILEKTHCIASLWQLKTYDRLCLHLPKQFCQLPLMSFPKDFPTYPTKQHFLAYLEAYAKKFDLKPVFNTVVLKVEYDSGCGMWRVKTKVTEYICRWVIVATGENAEEVVPNIEGMNEFKGPIVHTSSYKSGDSFENMKVLVVGCGNSGMEVCLDLCNHNARPSLVVRDSFHILPLEMLGRSTFELSMCLLKWFPVRVVDRLLLMASHLMIGDTDRLGLHRPKLGPLELKNVSGKTPVLDVGALAKIRSGHIKVFPGIKRLIACNNVEFVDGRTEEFDAIILATGYKSNVTSWLKDGFPTKQFPEGWKGECGLYAVGFTKRGLIGTSLDASRIAEDIARQWSTSTKHFKPFLQHPPPL; encoded by the exons ATGGAAGAATATGCGAAGAGGGTACATGATCCATATTTTCAACCTCACATGGCGGTTGGGATTACGGTTTCAGAAGACTCATTGGCTAACTGTGTTTGGGTGTCAGGGCCGGTGATTATAGGAGCGGGCCCCTCAGGGCTCGCTGTAGGCGCTTGTCTCAAGAATCAAGGAATTCCTGCCTTGATTCTTGAAAAGACGCATTGTATAGCATCTTTATGGCAATTGAAGACATACGATCGTTTATGTCTTCATCTACCTAAACAATTTTGTCAGCTCCCTCTTATGTCTTTTCCAAAAGATTTCCCAACTTACCCAACTAAGCAACACTTCTTAGCTTACCTTGAAGCCTATGCTAAAAAGTTCGATTTGAAGCCTGTATTCAATACGGTAGTCTTAAAAGTGGAATACGATAGTGGATGCGGTATGTGGAGGGTGAAAACAAAGGTGACCGAGTATATTTGCCGATGGGTGATAGTGGCTACGGGGGAGAATGCAGAGGAAGTTGTACCCAATATTGAAGGGATGAATGAATTCAAAGGACCAATTGTACACACAAGTTCATATAAAAGTGGTGATTCTTTTGAAAACATGAAGGTTTTGGTGGTTGGATGTGGGAATTCAGGCATGGAAGTTTGCTTGGATCTTTGTAACCACAATGCTCGTCCATCACTTGTGGTTAGAGATTCT TTTCATATATTGCCACTAGAGATGCTTGGTAGATCAACTTTCGAACTGTCAATGTGTTTGCTGAAATGGTTCCCCGTTAGAGTAGTTGATCGGTTATTGCTCATGGCATCACACTTGATGATCGGTGACACAGATAGACTCGGACTACATAGACCTAAGCTTGGTCCCCTTGAACTAAAGAACGTCTCTGGTAAAACGCCCGTGCTGGATGTAGGTGCACTTGCAAAGATAAGAAGCGGACACATCaag GTTTTTCCAGGAATTAAGAGACTTATTGCATGCAATAATGTGGAGTTTGTAGATGGAAGAACGGAGGAATTTGATGCAATTATTTTAGCCACAGGTTATAAAAGTAATGTGACTTCTTGGTTAAAg GATGGATTTCCCACGAAACAATTCCCCGAAGGCTGGAAAGGAGAGTGTGGATTATACGCCGTTGGGTTCACAAAACGTGGGTTAATAGGTACATCCCTAGATGCTTCTAGGATTGCAGAAGACATTGCACGTCAATGGAGCACAAGCACGAAGCATTTCAAGCCGTTTCTACAGCATCCACCACCATtataa
- the LOC122596231 gene encoding indole-3-pyruvate monooxygenase YUCCA2 isoform X1 has protein sequence MEEYAKRVHDPYFQPHMAVGITVSEDSLANCVWVSGPVIIGAGPSGLAVGACLKNQGIPALILEKTHCIASLWQLKTYDRLCLHLPKQFCQLPLMSFPKDFPTYPTKQHFLAYLEAYAKKFDLKPVFNTVVLKVEYDSGCGMWRVKTKVTEYICRWVIVATGENAEEVVPNIEGMNEFKGPIVHTSSYKSGDSFENMKVLVVGCGNSGMEVCLDLCNHNARPSLVVRDSFHILPLEMLGRSTFELSMCLLKWFPVRVVDRLLLMASHLMIGDTDRLGLHRPKLGPLELKNVSGKTPVLDVGALAKIRSGHIKVFPGIKRLIACNNVEFVDGRTEEFDAIILATGYKSNVTSWLKNTKLFSEKDGFPTKQFPEGWKGECGLYAVGFTKRGLIGTSLDASRIAEDIARQWSTSTKHFKPFLQHPPPL, from the exons ATGGAAGAATATGCGAAGAGGGTACATGATCCATATTTTCAACCTCACATGGCGGTTGGGATTACGGTTTCAGAAGACTCATTGGCTAACTGTGTTTGGGTGTCAGGGCCGGTGATTATAGGAGCGGGCCCCTCAGGGCTCGCTGTAGGCGCTTGTCTCAAGAATCAAGGAATTCCTGCCTTGATTCTTGAAAAGACGCATTGTATAGCATCTTTATGGCAATTGAAGACATACGATCGTTTATGTCTTCATCTACCTAAACAATTTTGTCAGCTCCCTCTTATGTCTTTTCCAAAAGATTTCCCAACTTACCCAACTAAGCAACACTTCTTAGCTTACCTTGAAGCCTATGCTAAAAAGTTCGATTTGAAGCCTGTATTCAATACGGTAGTCTTAAAAGTGGAATACGATAGTGGATGCGGTATGTGGAGGGTGAAAACAAAGGTGACCGAGTATATTTGCCGATGGGTGATAGTGGCTACGGGGGAGAATGCAGAGGAAGTTGTACCCAATATTGAAGGGATGAATGAATTCAAAGGACCAATTGTACACACAAGTTCATATAAAAGTGGTGATTCTTTTGAAAACATGAAGGTTTTGGTGGTTGGATGTGGGAATTCAGGCATGGAAGTTTGCTTGGATCTTTGTAACCACAATGCTCGTCCATCACTTGTGGTTAGAGATTCT TTTCATATATTGCCACTAGAGATGCTTGGTAGATCAACTTTCGAACTGTCAATGTGTTTGCTGAAATGGTTCCCCGTTAGAGTAGTTGATCGGTTATTGCTCATGGCATCACACTTGATGATCGGTGACACAGATAGACTCGGACTACATAGACCTAAGCTTGGTCCCCTTGAACTAAAGAACGTCTCTGGTAAAACGCCCGTGCTGGATGTAGGTGCACTTGCAAAGATAAGAAGCGGACACATCaag GTTTTTCCAGGAATTAAGAGACTTATTGCATGCAATAATGTGGAGTTTGTAGATGGAAGAACGGAGGAATTTGATGCAATTATTTTAGCCACAGGTTATAAAAGTAATGTGACTTCTTGGTTAAAg AACACAAAGTTATTCTCTGAAAAGGATGGATTTCCCACGAAACAATTCCCCGAAGGCTGGAAAGGAGAGTGTGGATTATACGCCGTTGGGTTCACAAAACGTGGGTTAATAGGTACATCCCTAGATGCTTCTAGGATTGCAGAAGACATTGCACGTCAATGGAGCACAAGCACGAAGCATTTCAAGCCGTTTCTACAGCATCCACCACCATtataa